Below is a genomic region from Citrobacter europaeus.
ATGAGCCATGCGCAGATCCGCAATGATATGAGCAACAAACGCAAGGAAGAAGCCAGGTTGCAAGCAAAGCGTGATGAGCAAAAGCAGAAAAACCAGAAAAAACAGGACTAAATGGTGACTGTTTGAGCAGTCGGGCGGCTTGAGACTTACCGTTGTGAGGAAAAAACGCTATACTCGTGCCGCTTCGTCCCCTTAGTTAAATGGATATAACGAGCCCCTCCTAAGGGCTAGTTGCAGGTTCGATTCCTGCAGGGGACACTCTGAAATTAATGCTTCCTGCTTAAATCCAATCATTTACCAGTCAGTTCATCACAGGGCCTGGCGATAAAACGGCACATTCCTCACTGTTGCAGTCAGATTGTCGGACACTATCGTCTGCTCTGTAGCTATCCGCATCCCCGATTTTCTCAGCCTCAGTACGTCAGCAGCTATACGTTGGCTGCCAAACCAGAAAAGCCCATCCAGAGCCGTGACATCAAGACCAGACTCCAGAGCCAGCTTCAGTCGTTCACGCGGCGCTTTTACCGCTTTAGCAATCTGCTGATATGGCGCTTCGCTTGAACCTGCAGGGCCAATGCGTCGGATACGATGCGACAGACGGTATTGAAATTCATCCGGGATCCCGTCGAGATTCGCTTTCAGGCTGTAAACACAACCAAAGCGTTTGCCGTTAAAGATGACGTTTTTCTGACTAAGCTGCAACTCTTCACGCAC
It encodes:
- a CDS encoding DNA-binding protein, encoding MTERIDYETEKYSFTEATESSRLRGQWADVITECRELKAGPQERLRIALLNVDYVTSFELPFRLLLLRTPQLIASVREELQLSQKNVIFNGKRFGCVYSLKANLDGIPDEFQYRLSHRIRRIGPAGSSEAPYQQIAKAVKAPRERLKLALESGLDVTALDGLFWFGSQRIAADVLRLRKSGMRIATEQTIVSDNLTATVRNVPFYRQAL